The sequence below is a genomic window from Chanos chanos chromosome 16, fChaCha1.1, whole genome shotgun sequence.
CCTCACAGGTTGCTAGCGCGATTCGCGCATGCTTTCTCTCAAATAACTTTTTTGTTACGCCATATCCACACTTTTGACATGTTATGGTGGAATCCAAGCCTTAAACTCCTACAGTCAACAGTTCACAGCTTCACGATTGTTATTGTACTGCTCCATACTGGCGAATGAGTGAAACCTATGTGACTTATGGATGAACCAAACTATCGCTCTGCCGCAAATGCCACAAGGCAACCACAGCGACCACACAACCTTTTATCCCCCCCCTTTTAATAAacgaaaaaatgaaaagctacAGTTCAAAGTTCTGAGACGTGACCACATCCCCCCATACCAAACTCTCAGACTAAGACTTGCTGTGtactgaatttctctctctctctccctcttctgaTCTTAATTACCTTCCCAGCAGAATGTGAGGAATTTTGGCGGGAGGAGTGGTCCATGCGCACGTCTCTGGACCAGTCAGTTctactggttttgttttcattgtatcTCATTTCCATGAGTAGCCAGACTTAcatggatttctctctctctcttctttgtaaACCCCTCACCTCCTTCCTTTCCCTGCCTGCTTTCCAGGTGTTTAGTCTAGGGCTGGTTTTTCCCAGAGCTGATTCTGTTTCTGAGGCCAGGGTCTGATAGTGCATATGGAGCGGCTTACGATGGTATGGCTCGACCAGCGGCTCACACCGCGGCACGGTTGTAATCCCAAGGCGGAGTTCCCCAGCCTCTCAAAGTGCCCCGTGTGAGAAGTTTCTCTAAGCTTGGGGAGGGGTGAATCTGAGGTGACCCTGTATAAATCAACAGCTGCACCAgcgagtttgggggggggggggggggggggttgaaagaGCTCTATGATGGTAGGTCACTTACCGTGTGACCACCGCAAGGGGAGAAGAGACCAAAAATCAATGAGCTACACTGGGAGAACAGAGCTAGACAAGCCATACTGAGGTATCCTTCACCAGAGTTTTTCAATCCCTTACAACCCCACCACCTGAGCATTACTCTTCTAGCTTTTGGCCCCAAAGGTCATCCATCTGATTCAGATCACAGACAGACCATAAACCCTTTTGATTATTTGATTACTCGAGACCAGCTGGCCAGAGGTTGATAACTAACTGTAGGTCAGGAGGGATTGTGAGAAACAGATGAGGAAGGCCTTCAGAGCTAAAAACAGTGGACGAATCAAGATGCTCGTCTACGAATCACGAGCTTTTTGAAAATATAAAGCAAACAACTGAGATGTAAGAAAAAGCAGGACTGCATGTGTGGTACTGACCTCTAAAATCTACTGGAAGATTAACTGTAAACTagtcacacaccacaaaaatgtGTGAGTCCACAATCCAGCTGTCCAGTTTAACAAttcactgggtttttttttttttgttgtttttacatttcaacacAACCACATCTGGTGACCTTGTTTTAGAGAAGCAGTAAAGGACTGTGGAACTCTCCAGTCACATGTCATAATGATTGACAAGCAGGTTCTAAAGAAGAAGCTAAACGCTTCAGTTGAAGGCATCTCACAGGGCTTAGGATTTTTGCACCGGTTCAAAGCACAGAAAGCTTTCATTTTACAcgaataaaagagaaagagagaccaaaATCTCACCTGATATTGACctggcaaccccccccccctcccccaaatgATGTCCCCCAGTCTCTCTTTGATTCTGAAGTATCACACTTGCATacagctgtctttttttaatgttttcacaaaacatttcaatagGTGACAATCGTGACATGAAAGAAACGTAGGTTGTAATCCCATAAAGCAGACCATAATACAGCCTACAGCCCACTGGCAATAAAGCAGCATAACAGCATACGCCACAAGCGCACTGcaccaaaataaacacagagaagtaTATCAGTTATTTATAAGATCAATGCTACTGCTCTATATCTGGTATGAACTGTTTATAAAACTATGACATGAACAGTTGTCTAGACTTTGTGGTATTACATGGTAAGCGATTGAGACTACAGAAACTACAATGTTTTTAAACCTAAATTAAAATGTCTTCCACTGGTTTCCTGTTTCCATCCATCTAATGGGACAAACGTTTTCTTTAAGTTGTTATGGGTGAAACTGGTGGAGGCAGCGGTGACTGTCATATAATTAGTACATATGTTATTAAGTGTGGGTGTTAGTCACACTCAGAAAATACAATGATATTCACATTCAGCAAAAATCAGAAATTCGAtaacagcagaaacaaacaaacaaacaaattaaagcaaaacaaaacaaaacaaaaaaaaacagccaggtGTGGGAAACCTTGACAATGCATATGCACTGGTTTAGTGTACTTCCTGAGGACACGGTCGTATGCTTCAGGGTTGGGGTTAGCAATCCAGAgcaattatttaattattgcAACAGTTATTGATAATTAGTCGTTAAATTGAAGTAAAATGTTTCGTGCACTTTAAGGGTAGTCAAAAAACTCCAAATACCAGCATAATTTCAAAATCTGCTCCACCGATCTCCCAACCGATCTACCAACTCATCCACTGCAGCTTCTATTTGATCAAAATCAGGCAGAATTTTAAGAATCAATCCACACATGAGTGTGTGCCTACAATGTTGACCTGCGTTTCTGAGATGAACTTAGCATGAGGGCCTTCGGGCCTAAAACGGCAGAAACCAAGGCGGACAAGTGATACCCTGCCTCAGAATTGACCAAATCAGCTTTATAATGCTGAACTAACCAGCAGGATACAAAGTGTCAGTTGCATCCACAGACAAGTAAGAACCTGGTAGGTTTCGCAGCAGGGATTCAAGATTATCCACTGAGACACATAACCAACTATAATGACCTATTCCAGTCCAGTAAAGTGactaataatcataataataatcataataatcattCACAACACAGTTGATCATTTTGAGATGAGGGTATTGATTCAAGACGTTTGGCAGTATTTTTCTGAAGCACAAAAGACTGTAAGACTGTCTGACAAATTGCAAACATACTTTAAAACTGTGGATTTGGATgatggaaaaatgttttaaaaaaaaaagaaagaaaaaaaaatcaaatccagaCAATCCAGATTTGGTTGCTCTCCATGTTTCTTGTTTTAATTGACACTGTACATGACCCTACTGCCAGCTGTATGATCACTGTGTAACTACACGTGAACTTGAAGTCCAGGTACTCATTTGTTTACTGTAAgttcaaaaagaaaatccataACTATTTTCTACTGGAGGAGTTGAACCACTTTTGGCTAAGCCTCTTACAGACCAATTCCAGCTAAAATGTACAATTTTAGGAGAAGGCATAACAAAAACATACTGCCAGTGTGACGGATTATGTTGACTGAATTTCAGCTCcttggagaaaaacacagatgaaaaataCAACAGTGGAAGATTACCGTTGGTAGGCCAGGTTTGCACGCTTACCTTCCACAAAGTGAATCAAACTGATCGTTTAATATGTGAACAGGGTTTTTCAGTCAGACAACTTGTGGAAAACATGACAAGACAACGAAATGACGTGCCTTGCACGAGCTGGCACTCACCTGGTTTTGTTCTCCAGGGTAACCAGCCTCGCTTTTGGCGCACAGAGTCGATCTACAGGTGATGAACAGAATTCGCTcctgcttctttttttgtgtgtgtaggtcagcCAGTCCCTAAATTCCTCTCTTAAATCAGAAAATAATGTTGTGGGAAAGTAGAAGTTTTAACTAATACGCTGTCTTTGTCCAATTAGCCCATCTGCCCTCCTCTGGACAGAGACGGACAGGTCGATGTGGCACGTGCCATTACTAAAGCATCTGTAGGTGTTAGGGCCACCCGGGGTGTCCCAGGTCACCCGAGGGCTTGCACACGACTTAAATAGGTTATTCCACAGTCAAGAAAAAAACGAAGCCGTCTGAACTccaaaaaaaacgaacaaacaatcaaaaaagttcaattaaaCCGATGTGAGAGTCATTATATCAGAATATAACCATAACAGACAAGCTTGAAGAGGCTCGCGCCGTGTCTATAACCCTCTCAAAAAAGGGAAACGTCCACATTCTTTTCATCGTCGCTTAGCATAAATAGCTCAACACCAGTAaggaatgaaaaaggaaaaagatatCCGTTTAGAAAGATAACTGAGAACTGAATGTTcagaaatgttaaaacaaaaatggataATGCTAGCGTAAATGATGCAGCAGCAGCCGTGTTGCCTTTATGAAATCCATTTGTAACAGTACACTAGAGGAAAAGGACGAAGCGATTTCCGTGATTTTGATGGCTTCTTTTCCTGCTAAGTTTGCAGATTTTCCCTCTGTCGGTGTACGCCAACTCACCGTGCGAATGCACAATTGTTGCTTTTCGTTTTCACGGGAAAAGAAACCACTGGTTTCACGTTATCATAAATTACACACATGTGCGCCATTTGAACAAAGACGAATGaagaaaaaagttcatttcagaCCACAATGTGTCAACAATCTCCGCACAGTTCAAACGCTCCGTTTTATAGGTGTAACTTAACATGAATGCCAGTCAAAATGTAAAGTTGCCATTCTGATTATGAAGTAACCTTCAAGCATGTTTTTATAACGGTAACATACTGTTGCTATTCATCGTAAGAAAACAATTCGTGCACATTACATTTGATGGCTGCTTGAACTTCGACAACTAACAACTATCCCGATAACTGATGCGTGCAggacaaggtaaaaaaaagcaaactcaaTAAAAGTGCGACAAACCCGCTTTCTTCAAGTCACAGAAGTAAAAAAGATGAATAATGTCGAGATATTGACACTTTGGGCGACAGCATTCCATGTAACCGTGTGATGATGAACAACAGTAGGGAGCAGAATGACTCTGAGGCGCAGCAAATTTCCTGACACAAAAAGGCAAATCGTCACCGGAACCGAAATGTTCGCTTCCTtcaaaagaaagtgaaaattaTGTAATCCAAAAGCACGACCAAGCAAATCGTTGTCCCTTACGTTCTAATTGCTCGTGATTGAGAATGCATTAGGATGTAGATGGTTGTTTCCGTTTTCTGCGCGAGCTGACAACTAGCCCCACAGCAACTAAACCGACACCAAATTCGCTCGGGGGCGCGCTGTTCCTCTCTCGATTCCTCGCTTAGTGGCGCGCACAGAGTCAGTGTCGCGCGCAAGGGGGGTTCGAACAAACGTTGTTTGAGATGTGCATATTTAATATCTGATGCATACGGtatcaaaatgaaatatgtgtatgtttcactgtttgaatTTTATGTGTGAGGCTGTTGCATTAGAAATGATGAGATTTTCCATCCTTTGCAGGCCTCGGAAACACCCACATTTATAATGAAACTCCCTGCGAGGTCCTGGGATATTCTGCTTAAAATGACAGCTGCAAGCAAAACTCTCAGAAACTCAGAGGTCCAAACACTCCGTTTAAAACTttcaaaaagttaaaaaaaaaaaaaaaaaagtaacgaGGAGTTCTACCGTCAGTGCATTAAAGTTTAATTTCACCACATTCCAAAACTTCTGCAAAATCTATGCCCTTGACATGACTTGTATCATACCAGACCTACCTCAACCACTCCCGCCCCACCAGTCCCCCACTCCAAGCTCATATGCCCTTGATTCAGACGCAAATAAAAACGCCCATAAATGAAATGTAGTATGTCATGAGAACTGCAAGCCTTGAGCACTACATGTCCAGACTACGAAACATTAATAGCAGATAGATTAATTTGTTATTACCCCTTTAGAAGTGTCTCCGGGGATTCTGGTATGTGCGTCTCCACGAACACGACAGCCATGAGGTTAATTCTCTAATTACAAGCAGTGGAGGGGAGTGAAGATTAAGGTATGGTGAGGAGTGAGTAGGGAGGGTaagttaaatgaatttaaaggCTACTGGAGCACTTTATTTAAGACTCATCAGgttgttttctgtgctgtagtTTGAAACCTTATTTGGCTAATCAATCTGATTTGTGACAATTCAGGGTTTTTCCTACTGCAGTcagggcagagaaaaaaataaaataaacgtCTTTTCAGGGTTATCAAACTGAAccaagtgtgtttgtcttggtcGAAATGTTCTGTTCAATGGGAGATTGCCGTGGAGAAAACTTATGGTCACTGACGGAGCTCATGTAGTTTTGGTTACTGACACAGCTATAGCAGTGTATTCCAATGAAAGCACCGTTGACTTATAGACAAACTCACAGAGATTCAATTGAACAAGGTTAACATACATAAGAACTCCTTGCCTTACTGCACTTACTCATTAATAATACGCCAATGTGTCTTAAAAGGTTAGCAAAAGGAAACAGGAGATTCACATACAAATGAGAAACTATGAGCAAGCTTCGACtataatgttttaatatatCTACAAGACTTACTGACAGGACACTCCATGAGGCTTTGTATTCAATGTAACTACATTTCTGTTGgaaagtgaaatgtgaaatgctgaccaagtgaaaacaaacaacaacaaaaacaacaattgaTAAATAAAACCCTCATTCAGTTGTTGAACAGTACCAGTGGTGCGAGATGTACATCACAACACGGACCAGGTTGAACACCGGAAtattcttttattgttttatccAAAAGcgtgtacaaaaaaaatgaagaatcaAAAAGGAAACCAAAGGGAATGCACAAGACAGGAAAGAGATAGggggaacaacaacaataacaacaacaacaacaacaacaataacaacaactttATAACCAgggttttccaaaaaaaaaaaaaaaagaaagaactctgaaagagaagaataaGGGCCAAGACCTCCATCAGCTTTAAGGCCACCTTTTCCCCACGAATCAagtttatatatatagaatGATACACTTTGTTCAAATGCATACATTTCAAATTTACACTCTCAAAATCCATGCTGACACCTGCGTTGAaaaataaaggctttttttctATACGTAACAACTCCACACTCCTATCggacgcgctcacacacacacacgcgcgcgcgcgcacacgcacacgcacgtatCACATGTACTTCGGTCACTTAGCATCACATCAGCAACATGCGtaccatttctctttttgttattCGTTTCATCACgcgagaaaaacaaaaaccaaaaaggacCGTGAACATGCACATGAGGTCGTGTAGTTTTGCGTCTTGGCTCCCTGCATAATTATCACACCCCAAAACGACAATTTGAACACAGTGATTGCTCGTGGAAGGGGCGGGGAGTGAATTATGATccagaaaaacatttgttctttGAGAACAGatatagcttaaaaaaaaaaaaaaaaaaaaaaaggagaaaaaaaaataaagagagagaggaaaaaaagaagtaaaaggagaaagagagattagaTAAGTGACTGAGATCTGTTCCTCAGTTTCACGTAAGTCATACTGGTGTGAAACCGCACAGAGGGGGGCGTTTTGGATtctaaggctttttttttttaaacgagaAAAAGGTTACTTTTCCATTTTGGGTGCAAAAATATGTGATCATCTTTTACCTCACAGCGCAAACAGTCTCACAGTAATCGTACCTTGGGGCTTACGACTTTTCTGTCGTTCAAGTGATTTTGGAAAGATTGGGAAATACCTTCTGATggctttcaataaaaaaaaaaaaaaaaaattggtcatAAAATCATATTACTAAATAAAAGTCATTTGAGAGACCAATAGGAGGTGATAATTAAAAGAACAGGTTGAGTGTAATCTTTAAAGCCAACTGACTTCTCTTCTCctaaccactagagggcgatacCCCCTTAAACTCATGCAACCAAGGCTTTTGCACGAGAAACACACATCCCAATTTCAGCACTGCACTGAGACCCGGGTCGTAAAAACGCATTCCAGCCTTAACTTCAGGCATAATCTTCAGCATAAAAACAACCCCACTacccaaaacattaaaaaggtgACCACTGGACCACCAATTTAAAAGTATATACAGACAAcccaaatgaataaaaacacacaggttaaaaccacagaggaaaaagCAGTAAAGGCAACCTTCAACCTCTAACCTTTGGATTTGAAAGTCAGAGTTAAGGTTAGGGGGTTACGGGTTAGGAATAAGTCCTTCTCTAACGGTTAAGGAGATGTCCCCAGACTGTGGAACTGAGGCTGCTGGTTTCGGACTACAACTCCCAGTTCTCCACAACTGCAGCAGctttctcctgtgttttttttttttttcttattccttTACTCATAAGATCGAATCCGAGGACAGTTTTTCctttagaaatgaaaaacatatcCGATACCGATTAGCACAGCGCTGCTAGTTCTGATTAATCTTGACGACGACCGACAATctgaagacaaaagagagagttCAGATGCAGTTAGAGACATTAGGGCCCTCCCTCACGTTGTTGACTAACGCAGAAAAGCCAGAATCAGACAACGGCATCTAGAGTCTGTCATAGACACAAGGAGGGtccacaggaaaacacacagaccacccAAGAGATGATAGGGAAAAGGGtaagggagaaggggaggggttgttgttctttttttttttttcctttttctgtctttcttttttttttttttttttctcttcccttgtGCGATATGACGCGACTTTTCCTGTGAGAACTTCTGAGTCCTTTGTAAATGTCAAGTTCTGCCAGTTGAGCGAACATGGTCCGCTCACATTTTAAGACATTGGTACCATACATTTCAGTACGTCTACTCAGCCCTGGTTACAGTCGTGTACGAATGCCTGCGTGAAATTTCATCTTGtgcaaaaaaagaccaaaaaaaaaaaaaagaaaagaaaaagaaaacagaaagaaagagagggagagagagaaaaaaaaaatcaaatttaaaatatagtacaattaaaaaaataataaacaaacaaacacatattgaCATGCAGCTTGTACACACGCCTTTAAGAGGCGCTTTTCAAAACCCAAATTCTCTTGGTCATATGGTGgtgttacacagagagagaaagaaataatgcgagagagagagagagagagagagagagagagatctaggCTGATTTAGATATCACTAGATGGCCTCAATGCTGACGATCAGGATGGTAACAGTGAAATATGATATGAAAGAAAGGCAACGGCCATCTGTGAGAACAGCAAACCTGTAACCGTTTGTCCTCCTtaccaccagggggcagcagagagagagaccacacagTCATTGAAGGCTGAAACTGGGAGGCCATaaaggtttcttttctttttaggtTTTTGGATATGTGGATATATGAACACAAATTTTGAACGCACATTCTTTGCAAACGACACAGCGCACTTGAACTTGTCCCCTGGCAGCAGTTTGAACACCATGATAAACACGGAAGCAAACCAAGGATGAATTCTATATGAAAGAAGCACAAAAATGATTTAAGTAACCCACAACGGGACGTGAACTCTGAAGTGCTATTAATGACCACGCGACCAGACACAGGAAAGGAAATGGTGTTCACAGTTGATATGATCTGACTGTATCAAACCTCTAGAAGGTTTAGTCTCTCACCACCTGCTTTGTTCAAATACTGAGAGACATTCCAATCTGTCAGAGTCTGTGTTAGAGcgagagaataagaaagaaagcatagaggggagagagagagagagagagagagagagagagagaatgctgtttACAGTGTACCCTGTAGTTTCACATACTTATACcctgccaaaaacaaaaacgaaaagcAAAATGGCCGCCACGGTCAGTCCGCGCTCTCATCGAAGCGGAGCGACCGATCGGGCCGCGCAGTTCCTGTTAAATGGTTCATTGCTCTGTCCCTCCTAAGCGTTCAAGGAtttcatatgtaaataaataaacaaggagATTGTGATAGAAAAGAGAACTGCTGATTTCTTTACGatcgaaaaacaaacaaacaaacaaacaaaccaactcCAGAAGCTTTACCTGAGTACGCCAATCTCAAGCTCCACATTCACAGGAGCGAACAAAATGAATAGCTAACACTGGCTATGTTGAATTAAACCTCCATGTAATTGCCATAAcaacatacaacaacaacaacaacaacaacaacaacagcaacaatagtaataatgttctttttttttttttccaaagcccAGGTGGGGTTCACAGCAAGAGTTTGGAATTTGTTTGGTCGCAATCAATCAATTGGTCATTTCTAAGCTGTGGACAAAcgccacaaaacaaaaactgagatatttaaaaaaaaaaaaacaacaacaaaaaaaaaaagcatgcagcaataatgaactaaaaagtgtcaaaaactaaaacaaacagcagatttaaaaaacaaaatgaaaaaaaaaaaaggtaagaaaCACGTCACCCAGCAtactgaaattcaaaacacCCTGATGGGCACTATCATGACATCAGCACTGTTATGggtgataagtgtgtgtgtgtgtgtgggcgtgcgtgcgtgtgtgtttgtatttctcaACCTTATCAGAAACAAAAAGAGCTAGAGAGAGCAtttgtgtgcacatacacaagTACGTACGAaagtgtgtacgcgtgtgtgtgtgtgtgcgcgtgtgtgtgtgttcatgcgtgcTCATGGTCGGGAAGAAGGGGTCAAACAGGTAAGCCCGGGTCAGAGAGGAGGGGACGGCAGGAcaggggggacggggggggggggggggggggggggggggggttatgccGTTTTGGTGATGTTCTCCGCTTCCTTGGACGTCCACAGCTCCTTGTGCTGCTTGCGGCCGAAGCCCTCGTCGTAGTTGCCTTTGCTTTTGAAGAGCTGCTGGAAGTGGGGTTTACAGTAAAACTCTCCCTGCAGGGCGGCGAACGTGGTCAGACTGCGGAGAGGAAGGGACGATCTCAGAGTCAGAAAACAACGCCCGTATCTGGGCCCTGAACCATCACACTTCCTCACAGTTCAATGCCGCAGTAACACCCGTAACACGCAtcaacacaaataaaagtatattttatatacacacacacacacacacacgcacaaacatacgTGGAGCAGGACAGGCAAGTATGtgtcgtgtgtttgtgtatgtatatacctGAGCTTGGTCTTGCAGTGTTTGCAGCAGAAACAGGAGTTGTGGAAGATGAGGTTATTGGCTACCAGCCTTTCCATTGGGTAAACAGTCTTCTCGCATGACGTGCATGTCTCTTTCTGCGTCTTAAAACTGAAAGACTGtgtacagcacacagacagacagacagacagacagacagacagagacaaagagagagagagagagagagatttcatcaTTACATTCTCTCAGTTTCTTCTTCGTTGTCCATCCTATAATTCTTGATGAGTTACTGAGAATCAGCTGAGAGGAACCCCTGTTTAGAGATTTCCCACACAAAACAAGCtttgaaaaggagagaagaagccAGAGAAGAAAGATTGAGGGTCTCTGAAAGAATGAGAGGTGACCACGAGGTGGGGAGGACAGAACAGATTAAAGGAAGTGAAAAAGGAAGACgcagagggatggagggatgaaagagacagagagagagatggatgaggaTGAAGATTATTGTACCTTGGAGCGCTGAACAGGCTTGTCTTCGGAGGCGTTTCTGTTGTCCTGGaaaccgggaaaaaaaaaaaaaaagagggaacgGAAAATGAATACAGAAGTTGTCAGAAGCATTATCCATGGCAACGCATAGGTAACCGTGCTCCTGACCTATACCATAATACTCTCATACGTCTCCATTTATTCACCATCCTccactttctccatctctctctctttgcttatGAAGGACAGTCAAAATGGCTGCTTTTTCAATCCTTTACTCATTTCTATTATACTCATCCCTTCATCTCTTACCGGAatgttctcccccccccccccccccccccccccccccaccaccccatcCCTCTGCTCCCTCTATTCtgcactctctcctttcccccctGCTGGTGGTCCCATCTGGCTCTATATGCCCCCGAGAGCAACTAAAGCACCTTCTGTctacatacagaacacacacacgcagtatgCTTCAGAGTCAACctacacacagactgataaaaacacacatatgtgctcacacacat
It includes:
- the limd2 gene encoding LIM domain-containing protein 2, with the translated sequence MDNRNASEDKPVQRSKSFSFKTQKETCTSCEKTVYPMERLVANNLIFHNSCFCCKHCKTKLSLTTFAALQGEFYCKPHFQQLFKSKGNYDEGFGRKQHKELWTSKEAENITKTA